In Oncorhynchus kisutch isolate 150728-3 unplaced genomic scaffold, Okis_V2 scaffold3072, whole genome shotgun sequence, the sequence TGTCCCTTAATAAATAAACACTCACAAACTGCAGGAGAGTGGAGATCCTCATGGCCTTTTACagcacaggagtaactgtcttcATAGTCATTGGAGACTGAGTATTTGTACTTGGGGGAGGTGCTCTCATCTAGATGTTGTCCgttcttgtaccagatgtaggtggggttgtcagtcagagtacaggtggtgataCAGGTCAGTGTCTTGTCCTGATGTCCTCCAGTCACCTTCACCTGAAGACCTGGAGAAAAAACAATATCACTGTAAATCCCTTTATCACTGACGTGTCACTCTAATACAAAGATGGAGGAAATCCTATGTTATACAGAGATAACTACAAACCAAGACATTTATCCTGAACTAAATTAAATTCAACAGTTTAACTATATTGAATGTAACTGTAcctgtgacagacagagtgactccaggacTTCCAGAATATTTCCCTCCTTCCTGATCTGTTAGTAATCTGAACTTGTACGtagctgagtctctctctctcaagtctgTGATTTTCAGGGTACATTCTTTCTTCTTATCTCCATGATACTCCAGATGACCTGCATACTCTGGGTCCTGACCTAGATCTTCAGGTTCTATACCAGCCTCCATTTTAGTGAACCAGAAGGTTGTTGTGACTTTATGACCACTGGGATATGTGTAAGAGCAGAACAGATCCACTGTTGACCCCTTCAAGGTACAGATACTCTGAGTGGTGTATGTAACACTCCAGCCATCCTGACCCAGTACCACTGAAACACAGTTAGACATCACAATGGTATCAGAATTAGAACAAGGTATTTGGCTCACACTCACACTGTTTAGGGTTTGTCCACACTTTGTTGCCAAATTGGAAACCACAGATAATCATCACTCAGTGAGGTGTGAAACATAACTATTTAAAGTGAAGTGGAGATGCCTAACAGAACACAAGCAAATGTAATACAAATGTCTGTAGATTGACCAACGTATAAGTTATGAATGAGACCATACCTgtcacagaccagagaaagaccaccaaCACACTTCCTGCTGTTCTCAAGACCATTGTTGCATCTCCCACCCTGCAGTC encodes:
- the LOC116371290 gene encoding uncharacterized protein LOC116371290; this translates as MNFDLYIQNSEGQDCRVGDATMVLRTAGSVLVVFLWSVTVVLGQDGWSVTYTTQSICTLKGSTVDLFCSYTYPSGHKVTTTFWFTKMEAGIEPEDLGQDPEYAGHLEYHGDKKKECTLKITDLRERDSATYKFRLLTDQEGGKYSGSPGVTLSVTGLQVKVTGGHQDKTLTCITTCTLTDNPTYIWYKNGQHLDESTSPKYKYSVSNDYEDSYSCAVKGHEDLHSPAVCECLFIKGQIDIYCGSGQDWSSKFKIFSHDPPLVL